A single region of the Pseudomonas sp. VD-NE ins genome encodes:
- a CDS encoding heavy metal response regulator transcription factor — translation MRLLVVEDEAKTANFLAKGLGESGFAVDVALNGLDGRYFIEQQEYDLIILDVMLPGLNGWQLLQLIRQRGATPVLFLTAKDAIEDRVRGLELGADDYLLKPFAFAELLARVRTLLRRGPMREAESYSIADLEIDVLRRRVSRGGQRIALTNKEFALLQLLASRQGEVLSRTLIASQVWNLNFDSDTNMVEVAVRRLRSKVDDPYMPKLIHTVRGVGYQLEAPDDAL, via the coding sequence ATGCGTTTGCTGGTCGTAGAAGATGAAGCCAAAACCGCGAATTTCCTCGCCAAAGGCCTGGGCGAGTCGGGTTTTGCCGTGGACGTGGCGCTCAATGGCCTCGATGGTCGCTACTTTATCGAGCAGCAGGAATACGACCTGATCATCCTCGATGTAATGCTCCCCGGGCTCAACGGCTGGCAATTGCTGCAACTGATCCGCCAGCGCGGCGCCACGCCGGTGCTGTTTCTCACCGCCAAGGACGCCATCGAAGACCGCGTGCGCGGCCTCGAACTGGGCGCCGACGATTACTTGCTCAAACCCTTCGCCTTCGCTGAACTGCTCGCGCGGGTGCGCACGTTGTTGCGACGCGGGCCGATGCGCGAAGCCGAGTCGTACAGCATCGCCGACCTGGAAATCGACGTGCTGCGCCGCCGCGTCAGTCGTGGTGGTCAGCGCATCGCCCTGACCAATAAGGAGTTCGCCCTGCTGCAATTGCTCGCCAGTCGCCAGGGTGAAGTGCTGTCGCGCACCTTGATTGCCTCGCAGGTGTGGAACCTGAATTTCGACAGCGACACCAACATGGTCGAAGTCGCGGTGCGCCGTTTGCGCTCCAAAGTCGATGATCCCTACATGCCGAAACTGATCCACACCGTGCGCGGTGTCGGTTATCAACTGGAAGCCCCCGACGATGCGCTCTAG
- a CDS encoding heme-binding protein, with the protein MTVKFLVASLMIGLSGGAVASPELPRHADLDLKTARLLADTALANCTGTVSVLDRGGNLLVTLRGDGVGPHNTVASQRKAYTALSTKTATRLFAERARSNPETANLNTLDELLLLGGGIPLFLGTELVGAMGVAGSGGGEQDENCAIKAAEKTGLAITRSQ; encoded by the coding sequence ATGACCGTCAAATTCCTCGTTGCAAGCCTGATGATCGGCCTCAGTGGCGGCGCTGTCGCCAGTCCTGAACTGCCACGTCACGCCGACCTCGACCTGAAAACCGCACGCCTGCTCGCCGACACAGCATTGGCCAATTGCACCGGCACGGTGTCGGTGCTTGATCGGGGCGGCAATCTGCTAGTGACCCTGCGTGGCGATGGCGTAGGCCCGCACAACACTGTTGCCAGCCAGCGCAAGGCTTACACCGCGCTGTCGACCAAAACCGCGACCCGATTGTTCGCCGAACGCGCTCGCAGCAACCCGGAAACCGCCAACCTCAACACCCTCGATGAATTGCTGCTGCTTGGCGGCGGGATCCCGCTGTTCCTCGGCACTGAACTGGTGGGCGCCATGGGCGTGGCCGGCTCCGGCGGCGGCGAGCAAGACGAAAACTGTGCAATCAAGGCTGCCGAGAAAACCGGTCTGGCCATCACCCGTTCCCAATAA